GTGGCGCAATAAAGAAGGGGCTGCATATCCTGGTGAAAAGGGCAAGCTCATTTGGAGTCATCAATAAAAGTTACACTTATAAATAAAAAATTTATGAGTCTGTAACATAAATATAAAAATAATAAGAAAATATGAAAAATGAACCAACTGCTGAAAGACAACCAACAGCAGAACAGCTACAGTCTTTATATAGGGTTTTGTAACAACTCATAAATGTGATGTTTCAGCCAATTCACCTGATGCGTTTGGATGAAAGGTCGCTTAATATATTTATCCTAGCGGGAAAGAATGAACAGATAGAATTTGAAATTTTACCGAATGGTAGAATAGAGCCATAACAAAAACAAACAACTTTGGGCTAGTATAGCTGCTATACCAGCTATACTAGGGGTTGTGGGTAGAATAAGACAATGAAAAGAGCAAACTACGCCGCAATGAGTGATCAAGAGCTAAAACGTTACTTGCTCAACCACAGAGAATATCAGGAAGCGTTTTATGTTTATATGGATAGAAGAAAAGCTCGTCATCGAGACACTGCTATTGAGCTAGATGATCCAGCTTGGGAAGAAAAGATAATAGCTTTGATTCATAAACAATTAGGTTCTAGTTAATGCTTAATCGAGGTGGACAATATGTTGAAAGTCACCTCGATTTACCGTTTACTTAATATTTCCTCTCTTTTGGCTCAAACATATTAATCACCACGGGACGATATTGAATATCAATCCCTGCGGGTGAATAGTAAGCCATTGTATGTCTGAGAAAATTAACATCATCGCGCTGGGGGAAGTCTTCGCGGAAGTGTGCGCCGCGGCTTTCTTGGCGGTTTAAGGCTGATGCTAAAATGGTTTGTCCGACTACCATTAAGCTTCGCAGTTCTAAAGCCTCTACAAGTTCGGTATTCCAACAACTACCTTTGTCGTCTAAGAAAACTTGAGAATATTTTTGCTGGATTTCGGTAATTTTTTCCCAACCTTCACTCATTAATTCTTGCGTGCGAAAAACGCCGCAAAATTCGGTCATGGTATCTTGAAAGGCTTGACGAACTTGGTTAATGCGATACTGTCCTGGCTGTTCTAGTAAGGCTTGAATTTCTTGCTGGGCTTCTTTGATGTAACGTTGCTCATCTATAGTAGGTAATTTACGTTTTTGTACATATTGAGCGATCGCCGCCCCAGTTCGTTTACCATAAACTACACATTCTAATAAAGAATTACTGCCTAAACGATTTGCGCCGTGAACGGAAACACAAGAGGTTTCTCCAGCCGCAAAGAAACCTTCAACGAAACTATTATCGCTACTACGGACTTGACCATCAGTATTCACAGGTATACCACCCATACAATAATGAATTGTCGGGCGGACTGGCATTGGTTGAGTCACAGCATCAACACCGACTAAGCGGTGGGCTTCTTCCCAACAAAAGGGAACGCGACTCATAATTTTTTCTTTACCCAAATGGCGCAAGTCCAGATAGACAAAGGGGCCGCCAGCACTACCATCAAGATTTACACCACGCCCAGCACGAATTTCGTAAGCGATCGCTCTTGAGGTAATATCACGGGGGGCTAATTCCATCCTACTGGGTGCATAAGTCGCCATAAAGCGATCGCCTTCAGAATTAATGAGATACGCCCC
This window of the Nostoc sp. HK-01 genome carries:
- a CDS encoding succinate dehydrogenase flavoprotein, with protein sequence MLEHDVIIVGGGLAGCRAAVEIARTDPSLNVAVVAKTHPIRSHSVAAQGGMAASLKNVDSQDSWEAHAFDTVKGSDYLADQDAVAILAKEAPDVVIDLEHLGVLFSRLPDGRIAQRAFGGHSHNRTCYAADKTGHAILHELVNNLRRYGVQIYQEWYVMRLVLEEGQAKGVVMYHLLDGQIEVVRAKAVMFATGGYGRVYNTTSNDYASTGDGLAMTAIAGLPLQDMEFVQFHPTGLYPVGVLISEAVRGEGAYLINSEGDRFMATYAPSRMELAPRDITSRAIAYEIRAGRGVNLDGSAGGPFVYLDLRHLGKEKIMSRVPFCWEEAHRLVGVDAVTQPMPVRPTIHYCMGGIPVNTDGQVRSSDNSFVEGFFAAGETSCVSVHGANRLGSNSLLECVVYGKRTGAAIAQYVQKRKLPTIDEQRYIKEAQQEIQALLEQPGQYRINQVRQAFQDTMTEFCGVFRTQELMSEGWEKITEIQQKYSQVFLDDKGSCWNTELVEALELRSLMVVGQTILASALNRQESRGAHFREDFPQRDDVNFLRHTMAYYSPAGIDIQYRPVVINMFEPKERKY